One Maribacter cobaltidurans genomic window carries:
- a CDS encoding ATP-binding protein, with protein sequence MINKRLLVKNLLAHNDENSFYDKKRFIAIGEKEGKAKFLKHVCALANSNPKNNSFIVVGVEDEDNAIVGVDFFDDSKIQNLVNAYLDNPPLISYENIPFPHLSEGKVVGLVTIRSIGKVCSLRKNIWKYYGGSVFFREGSISLPKAYGVELKDINSETVATIEQHARNNIELTLDGVIDFLNNRHKDLESDYKVFKEQFVVCWAGNKKVVKGQTYYYRVDIELINEQVKLFYSDLDEITIDFDESSFTTMEYIHLGLGSKQKYYPLEKVVIRFKDNGTYKMESKLLFEPPQYDKKTLFHVYNSSNALLSKLKNNTRLTALEKSDLEFLADTYLICYLNGFEEAKNQMDMAKNLVKKSYPKTYMSIKEALRVLRKVKYN encoded by the coding sequence ATGATCAATAAACGCTTACTTGTTAAAAACTTACTCGCTCATAATGACGAAAACAGTTTTTACGACAAAAAGCGTTTTATAGCAATTGGTGAAAAAGAAGGAAAGGCGAAATTCCTGAAACATGTCTGTGCGCTTGCCAATAGCAACCCCAAAAACAATTCGTTCATAGTGGTGGGGGTAGAGGACGAGGACAATGCCATTGTTGGAGTAGATTTTTTTGACGACAGTAAAATCCAGAATCTTGTAAATGCCTATTTGGACAACCCACCTTTGATATCCTATGAAAACATTCCCTTTCCCCACCTCAGCGAAGGCAAGGTCGTAGGTTTGGTAACCATAAGGTCCATTGGAAAGGTATGTTCCCTTCGCAAGAATATTTGGAAATATTATGGGGGCTCCGTATTCTTTAGGGAAGGGAGTATTAGTCTGCCAAAAGCGTATGGCGTGGAGCTAAAGGACATAAATTCCGAGACAGTTGCCACTATAGAACAACATGCCAGAAATAATATAGAACTGACCCTGGACGGTGTCATTGACTTTTTGAACAATCGACATAAAGACCTGGAAAGTGACTACAAAGTCTTTAAGGAACAATTTGTGGTATGTTGGGCAGGAAATAAAAAGGTAGTCAAGGGGCAGACCTATTATTATCGGGTGGATATAGAATTGATCAATGAGCAGGTAAAATTGTTTTATTCGGATTTGGACGAGATAACCATTGATTTTGATGAAAGTTCGTTTACCACCATGGAATACATCCACTTAGGCTTGGGATCAAAGCAGAAATATTATCCGCTAGAAAAGGTTGTAATCCGTTTTAAGGATAATGGCACGTACAAAATGGAGTCGAAATTATTGTTTGAACCTCCACAATATGATAAAAAAACCTTGTTCCATGTATATAATAGCAGCAATGCCCTATTATCAAAATTAAAGAACAACACAAGATTGACTGCTTTGGAAAAATCGGACCTGGAATTTTTGGCTGATACCTATTTGATTTGTTACTTAAACGGTTTTGAGGAGGCCAAAAATCAAATGGATATGGCCAAGAACTTAGTAAAGAAGAGCTACCCAAAGACTTACATGTCTATAAAGGAAGCCCTAAGGGTATTGCGAAAAGTGAAATACAACTAG
- a CDS encoding carbohydrate kinase family protein — protein MKKVFCIGELLIDFVAENQGKNLSKAKEFTKKAGGAPANVASAISKLEGKSVFVGCVGDDPFGHFLLQILEENHVDTSMAQKSDIFTTLAFVSIDEDGERDFVFSRGADRELKYDTSLKKEFKNNMVHFGAATAMLGGNLEESYNRYFFDALTKDSFISFDPNYREDLWKHKEDVFVKKCTPFIQKSHLGKFSLEEAQLLSGKKDLKEACAVLHEIGVSIIVITLGKEGTLLSTKNFSKTIPSIEVTPVDTTGAGDAFIGCMLKQISAHDSLDALLNDEDRLTKIVALANKAGAITTTNFGAIESLPTQKQLDS, from the coding sequence ATGAAAAAGGTATTCTGCATAGGTGAACTTCTGATTGATTTCGTTGCTGAAAATCAAGGGAAGAATTTATCCAAGGCCAAGGAATTTACCAAAAAAGCTGGTGGTGCTCCGGCCAATGTTGCCAGTGCCATTAGCAAACTGGAAGGCAAAAGTGTTTTTGTAGGATGTGTTGGGGACGACCCTTTTGGCCATTTTTTGTTGCAGATTCTGGAAGAAAACCATGTGGATACGTCAATGGCACAGAAATCCGATATTTTTACCACACTGGCCTTTGTCTCCATTGACGAGGACGGTGAACGGGATTTTGTGTTCAGTAGGGGCGCGGACCGGGAATTAAAGTACGACACCTCCTTAAAGAAAGAGTTTAAGAACAATATGGTCCATTTTGGTGCCGCCACCGCCATGTTGGGGGGTAATTTAGAGGAATCCTATAACAGATATTTTTTTGATGCCCTAACCAAAGACTCCTTTATAAGCTTTGACCCAAATTATAGGGAAGACCTTTGGAAACATAAAGAGGATGTCTTCGTAAAAAAATGCACGCCTTTTATCCAAAAATCCCATCTTGGAAAATTCAGCCTTGAAGAGGCCCAATTGCTTTCCGGAAAAAAAGATTTAAAAGAGGCTTGTGCCGTACTTCATGAGATTGGCGTCTCCATTATCGTTATAACCTTGGGTAAGGAAGGCACCCTGTTGAGCACAAAGAACTTTTCTAAAACCATACCCAGTATTGAGGTAACACCAGTGGATACTACAGGTGCGGGAGATGCATTCATCGGCTGTATGCTAAAACAGATTTCCGCCCATGATAGTTTGGATGCGCTTTTAAACGATGAGGACAGACTAACCAAAATTGTTGCGCTTGCCAACAAGGCAGGTGCCATTACCACTACTAACTTCGGGGCCATAGAATCGTTGCCCACCCAAAAACAATTAGATTCCTAG
- a CDS encoding alpha-amylase family protein, with protein sequence MNQAALHKLIASENILGKGQKNTTEQFKQRFHTNLTYIKDLFFLLYPEVDKEVFSKKLPAKLESLFMERPHELKKQDLKRLQESNWYQSEKLVGMQLYVDRFSKNLKDLQTKLPYLNDLGVNFLHLMPITTRPAGENDGGYAVNNYHEVDPRYGTKDDFLDFSKKAREMNMFLMLDFVVNHTSDEFEWAQKAKKGEKKYQDFYYTYDDRETPDAFEKTLPEIFPESAPGNFTYVPEMDKWVMTVFNNYQWDLNYRNPEVFLEMLGNLMALANMGVDVIRFDALAFLWKKLGTISQNLPEAHTLISLFRMCLQVIAPGVILLAEAIVAPRDIIKYFGKDQYQGNECEIAYNASLMALLWNSIATKKCSLMLKSLKEIPGKPIDCTWVNYIRCHDDIGLGYDDDFVRAMGWEPFPHKQFILNYFCGRLEWSPARGLMFMYNPKNGDGRITGSAASLLGLETALEQKNQNSITYALDKIIMMHGIILSFGGLPIIYAGDEIATLNDYSFMEDPKHKNDSRWVNRPKQDWKVVEQLDEKDGPATQVYGALKKMISIRKENSVFADRNNIILHETPNPHIFVYERKLEDKSVWVFSNFDEVSQSLDISWLLSIGILTGSSSMDLITEEPLTLNGNKEFYMKPFGHYWITNI encoded by the coding sequence ATGAACCAAGCGGCTTTGCACAAATTAATAGCCTCCGAAAATATTTTAGGGAAAGGCCAAAAAAACACGACCGAACAATTTAAGCAGAGGTTCCATACTAATCTAACGTATATAAAGGACTTGTTCTTTTTGCTATATCCAGAGGTCGATAAAGAGGTGTTTTCCAAAAAACTTCCGGCAAAATTGGAATCCCTTTTCATGGAAAGGCCCCATGAACTAAAAAAACAAGACTTAAAAAGACTTCAGGAAAGTAACTGGTACCAGAGTGAAAAGTTGGTGGGAATGCAACTTTATGTGGACCGATTTAGCAAGAACCTCAAGGACCTGCAGACTAAACTCCCCTATTTGAACGACCTTGGAGTAAATTTTCTTCACCTGATGCCTATAACCACTAGACCTGCCGGAGAAAATGACGGAGGTTATGCGGTGAACAATTACCACGAAGTTGACCCTAGATACGGAACAAAGGATGATTTTTTGGATTTTTCCAAAAAGGCCCGTGAAATGAACATGTTCTTGATGTTGGATTTTGTAGTAAACCATACTTCGGATGAATTTGAGTGGGCCCAAAAAGCAAAAAAGGGGGAGAAAAAATATCAGGACTTTTATTATACCTATGATGATAGGGAAACCCCCGATGCCTTTGAGAAAACCTTACCGGAAATCTTCCCCGAGTCCGCCCCTGGTAATTTTACCTATGTTCCGGAAATGGATAAATGGGTCATGACCGTTTTCAATAACTATCAGTGGGATCTTAATTACCGAAATCCAGAGGTTTTTCTGGAAATGTTGGGAAATTTAATGGCCTTGGCCAATATGGGAGTAGATGTCATACGGTTTGATGCCCTTGCATTTCTTTGGAAAAAACTGGGAACAATTTCGCAAAACTTGCCGGAGGCCCATACCCTTATTTCCTTATTTAGAATGTGCCTACAGGTCATTGCGCCAGGCGTCATACTTTTGGCCGAAGCTATTGTGGCCCCACGTGATATTATCAAATATTTTGGAAAGGACCAATATCAGGGCAACGAATGTGAAATAGCCTACAACGCCTCATTAATGGCCCTTCTGTGGAATTCCATAGCAACAAAAAAATGTTCTTTGATGCTGAAAAGCCTCAAAGAAATACCCGGTAAACCCATTGACTGTACATGGGTAAATTATATTCGATGCCATGATGATATAGGATTAGGGTACGACGATGATTTCGTACGAGCAATGGGCTGGGAACCTTTTCCCCACAAGCAATTTATTTTAAATTACTTCTGTGGGCGTTTGGAATGGTCCCCGGCCAGGGGCCTTATGTTTATGTACAATCCTAAAAATGGGGACGGTCGTATTACCGGCAGTGCAGCCTCCCTGTTAGGGCTAGAAACTGCATTGGAACAAAAAAACCAGAATAGTATTACCTATGCCTTGGATAAAATAATTATGATGCATGGCATCATCCTATCCTTTGGTGGTCTTCCCATTATTTATGCCGGTGACGAAATTGCCACCTTAAACGACTATTCTTTTATGGAAGACCCCAAACATAAAAACGACAGTAGGTGGGTGAATCGCCCCAAACAGGATTGGAAAGTAGTCGAACAATTAGATGAAAAAGATGGTCCTGCTACCCAAGTTTACGGAGCCCTAAAAAAAATGATTTCCATTCGAAAGGAAAATTCCGTTTTTGCAGACCGAAACAATATCATCCTGCATGAAACTCCAAACCCCCATATCTTTGTGTATGAACGAAAACTGGAGGATAAATCGGTCTGGGTCTTCTCCAATTTCGATGAAGTTTCACAAAGCTTGGACATATCATGGTTACTGTCCATTGGTATTTTAACGGGGAGTTCCTCTATGGACCTTATTACGGAAGAACCGCTAACATTAAACGGGAACAAGGAATTTTACATGAAACCTTTCGGGCATTACTGGATTACCAATATCTAG
- a CDS encoding OmpA family protein codes for MNKTTTNLLLMLITIIAGTYFFINYCSECGSSALEEPSQEPMVGEEIKSTSYPFAFSDGDFSYEVKDNYNFNVSSSSILMPLATGIGTGISQLKAYFLENGNKVINVIGYYASNEENNTAYPNLGLARANAVKNNLVEQGIPSAQINTSSTLMDEMVPKDGIYYGPMAYNVDIRSENADEELSALFDKINADPLVLYFNTAEASINLDMEQRQKVADISRYLDKVAEATVSITGHTDNTGMAETNMKLGMDRANFAKDYFIRNGISTDRITTSSKGQEEPIVDNATEEGKGKNRRTVVTLNK; via the coding sequence ATGAACAAAACAACAACCAACTTATTGTTGATGTTGATTACCATTATTGCCGGCACCTATTTTTTCATTAATTATTGTAGCGAATGTGGATCCAGTGCATTAGAGGAACCTTCACAAGAACCCATGGTAGGGGAAGAGATTAAATCAACATCATATCCGTTTGCCTTTAGTGACGGAGACTTTTCTTATGAGGTTAAGGACAACTACAATTTTAATGTTTCCTCATCCTCGATTTTGATGCCACTGGCCACGGGAATCGGAACGGGAATCTCACAATTAAAGGCATATTTTTTAGAGAATGGGAATAAGGTCATCAACGTAATAGGCTATTATGCGAGTAATGAAGAAAACAATACCGCTTATCCCAACCTAGGGCTTGCCAGGGCCAATGCCGTCAAAAATAATTTGGTGGAGCAAGGAATCCCCTCCGCACAAATCAACACAAGCAGTACATTGATGGACGAAATGGTTCCCAAGGATGGAATCTATTATGGGCCTATGGCCTACAATGTTGATATTAGGTCAGAAAATGCGGATGAGGAGTTATCGGCATTGTTTGATAAAATCAATGCAGACCCCTTGGTACTATACTTCAATACAGCAGAGGCCTCCATCAATCTTGATATGGAACAGCGTCAAAAAGTAGCTGACATTTCCAGGTATTTGGATAAAGTAGCCGAAGCGACAGTAAGCATAACAGGTCATACGGACAATACCGGAATGGCCGAGACCAATATGAAACTTGGAATGGACCGGGCCAATTTCGCAAAAGACTACTTTATAAGAAATGGTATTTCTACGGATAGAATAACCACCTCCTCAAAAGGGCAGGAAGAACCGATAGTGGACAATGCCACCGAGGAAGGAAAGGGCAAAAACCGAAGGACCGTAGTAACCCTAAACAAATAA
- a CDS encoding aldo/keto reductase produces the protein MKNPPTYSKIIAGTMTWGKWGKKLSTDEMIGLMNHCFEIGVTTFDHADIYGDYTNEEDFGTAFMKSGLKRENIQLISKCGIQFKAETRDNKVKHYNYEERYIIWSVEQSLKKLKTEYLDMFLLHRPSPLMDQHEVSRAVEKLKKDGKIRQFGVSNFTPSQIALLETAVRVEGNQVECSLTHNEVMEDGTLDDCIIKERMAMAWSPLGTYFRKSSEQSKRIQKVLDLLTDKYKATEDQLLLSWIMKHPANIFPVVGTATPERLSLAMKAVDISLELEDWFLLLEASNGEEVA, from the coding sequence ATGAAAAACCCTCCCACATATTCTAAAATTATTGCCGGGACCATGACCTGGGGCAAATGGGGCAAAAAGCTTTCTACCGATGAAATGATTGGGTTAATGAACCACTGTTTTGAAATAGGGGTTACTACTTTTGACCATGCAGATATTTACGGTGATTATACCAATGAGGAAGATTTTGGCACGGCGTTTATGAAAAGCGGCCTTAAAAGGGAGAACATTCAATTAATCAGTAAATGTGGCATTCAGTTCAAGGCGGAAACCCGGGACAATAAGGTAAAGCATTATAATTATGAGGAGCGCTATATCATTTGGTCCGTTGAACAATCCTTGAAAAAGTTAAAAACGGAATACTTGGATATGTTTCTATTGCATAGGCCCAGCCCATTGATGGACCAACATGAAGTTTCCAGGGCCGTAGAAAAGTTGAAAAAGGATGGTAAAATCAGGCAATTTGGGGTTTCCAATTTTACACCTTCTCAAATAGCACTATTGGAAACCGCTGTGCGAGTTGAAGGGAACCAAGTAGAATGTTCCCTGACCCACAACGAGGTCATGGAAGATGGCACGTTGGACGATTGTATCATTAAAGAGAGAATGGCCATGGCATGGAGTCCACTTGGAACCTATTTTAGAAAGTCTTCCGAGCAAAGTAAAAGAATTCAAAAAGTGTTGGACCTTTTAACGGATAAGTATAAGGCCACCGAGGATCAATTGCTCCTTTCTTGGATAATGAAACACCCCGCAAATATATTTCCCGTTGTGGGAACTGCAACGCCGGAGCGACTTAGCCTGGCCATGAAGGCGGTGGATATTTCCTTGGAACTGGAAGATTGGTTTTTATTGTTGGAAGCAAGTAATGGAGAAGAAGTAGCATAA
- a CDS encoding acyl-ACP desaturase: protein MAEKNIRLEVMQALEPKVAGFMDSFLIPIEKIWQPSDFLPDSEEDGFLEKVKEIREESKELGYDFWVTMVADTITEEALPTYESWLMDVVGIDQHGDYKTNGWAKWVRAWTGEENRHGDVLNKYLYLSGRVNMREIEITTQHLISDGFDIGTDRDPYKNFVYTSFQELATNISHKRVGQMAKKKGNALLGKMCTIIAGDEMRHHLAYREFVKTIFGEDPSGMMLAFADMMKKKIVMPAHFLRESGGTIGSAFENFSNCAQRLGVYTAMDYIDILKKLNDFWDLESIRSLNEDAEKARDYLLKLPARLERIAERMKFPEDQYHFKWVEANGAL, encoded by the coding sequence ATGGCAGAAAAAAATATAAGACTGGAGGTAATGCAGGCCTTGGAGCCCAAAGTAGCTGGCTTTATGGATTCTTTTTTAATTCCGATTGAGAAAATATGGCAGCCCAGTGATTTTCTACCAGATTCTGAGGAAGATGGGTTTTTGGAGAAAGTGAAGGAAATTCGAGAGGAATCAAAGGAGTTGGGATATGACTTTTGGGTGACGATGGTCGCTGATACTATAACAGAGGAAGCATTGCCTACCTATGAATCTTGGTTAATGGATGTAGTTGGTATAGATCAGCATGGGGATTATAAAACCAATGGCTGGGCGAAATGGGTGAGAGCTTGGACCGGTGAGGAGAACAGGCATGGCGATGTGCTGAACAAATACTTGTATTTGTCCGGAAGGGTAAATATGAGGGAAATCGAAATAACTACCCAGCACCTGATTTCGGATGGTTTTGATATTGGAACGGACAGAGATCCCTACAAAAACTTTGTTTATACCTCTTTTCAGGAATTGGCAACCAATATTTCACATAAACGGGTTGGGCAAATGGCCAAGAAAAAGGGAAATGCCCTGTTAGGTAAAATGTGCACTATTATAGCAGGTGACGAAATGAGACATCATCTTGCCTACAGGGAATTTGTAAAAACAATTTTTGGTGAAGACCCTTCTGGAATGATGTTGGCCTTTGCTGATATGATGAAGAAGAAAATAGTCATGCCTGCTCACTTCCTACGTGAGTCCGGTGGTACGATTGGTTCTGCCTTTGAGAATTTTTCCAATTGTGCACAACGCCTTGGCGTATATACTGCTATGGATTACATAGATATCTTAAAGAAACTAAATGACTTTTGGGATTTGGAATCCATTAGATCACTTAACGAAGATGCAGAAAAGGCGAGGGACTATCTATTAAAATTGCCTGCAAGACTGGAGCGTATTGCGGAGCGTATGAAGTTTCCGGAAGATCAGTATCATTTTAAATGGGTGGAGGCTAACGGAGCTTTGTAA
- a CDS encoding SPFH domain-containing protein: MGIFDEIKKKLSHEFIDIVEWLDTTNDTIVHRFERYQNEIKNNAQLIVREGQNAVFVNEGQLADVFTPGTYTLNTRNLPILTTLKGWKYGFDSPFKAEVYFVNTRLFTDEKWGTKNPFMLSDNRFGLVEIRAFGTYSFRINDPGKFVVDVVGTDGNFTNYEVNEHLKSLIVTRFTDTVGEANLPIELYAANTSELSETCQDVMQPEFNRVGIELEKFYIENVSMPEELKKEIFEYSRLDKLDMTKLSQFKAAKAMEAAAKNEGGTAGAGMGMGMGFVLAQQMGNMMGQSSQPLGNQAPQSASVPPPIPLQVTYFYAVNGQQTGPVSFERLQELFASRTINRDTLVWKQGMSNWTALKDVEELKSFLGGNTPPPLPGA, encoded by the coding sequence ATGGGAATATTCGATGAGATTAAAAAGAAGCTGAGCCACGAGTTTATAGACATTGTAGAATGGTTGGATACTACTAACGATACCATTGTCCATAGATTTGAACGATATCAAAACGAAATAAAAAACAATGCCCAGTTGATCGTAAGGGAGGGTCAAAATGCCGTGTTTGTAAATGAAGGTCAGCTGGCGGATGTTTTCACTCCAGGAACCTATACATTGAATACCAGGAACTTGCCTATTCTCACTACTTTGAAAGGTTGGAAATATGGATTTGACAGTCCGTTTAAGGCTGAGGTATATTTTGTAAACACAAGATTGTTCACTGATGAGAAATGGGGAACAAAGAATCCTTTTATGTTAAGCGACAATCGTTTTGGGTTGGTAGAAATTCGGGCTTTTGGAACGTATAGTTTTAGGATAAACGATCCCGGAAAGTTCGTTGTGGATGTTGTAGGCACGGATGGTAATTTCACCAATTACGAAGTGAACGAACATTTAAAAAGTTTGATTGTCACCAGATTTACCGATACTGTTGGGGAGGCGAACCTACCTATTGAACTATATGCGGCCAATACCAGCGAGCTCTCGGAGACTTGCCAAGACGTTATGCAACCGGAGTTCAATAGGGTGGGCATCGAACTGGAAAAATTCTACATTGAGAATGTGTCCATGCCCGAAGAACTTAAAAAGGAAATTTTTGAATACAGCCGATTGGATAAATTGGATATGACCAAACTCTCACAGTTCAAGGCCGCCAAGGCTATGGAAGCCGCCGCAAAAAATGAGGGCGGAACTGCAGGTGCAGGTATGGGTATGGGAATGGGCTTTGTTTTGGCGCAGCAGATGGGCAATATGATGGGTCAATCCTCGCAACCCTTGGGAAATCAGGCACCCCAATCAGCCTCGGTTCCACCACCAATACCTCTCCAAGTGACCTATTTTTATGCAGTTAATGGCCAACAGACGGGACCGGTCTCTTTTGAAAGGCTGCAGGAACTATTTGCCAGTAGAACTATTAATAGGGATACCTTGGTTTGGAAGCAGGGAATGTCCAACTGGACTGCCCTTAAGGATGTGGAAGAATTAAAGTCCTTTTTGGGAGGAAATACACCGCCCCCTTTGCCCGGCGCATAA
- a CDS encoding DNA helicase PriA yields the protein MEEIQNSEHKKACANCGAEMKFKPGSHQLTCEYCGYEEFIEQSKSSFEELELAHYLKIVGENAYTETIELLHCKNCGANQHVEENYKSLDCVYCGEPLIREDAEVEGWITPGALVPFQLDVKKARNIFKNWVGSLWFAPNKLKRAALNPEGLHGLYVPYWTFDANLHATYQGQRGDYYYETQTYNSNKGKRTRQVRKTRWTYASGTVNGFVDDILINASNRKRREIPSKVAFWNLKDLVGFNTKYLSGFVTEKYTVSLKEGHHLSFQEAKNIAYNWIRRDIGGDTQRIANADIKLTDETFKHVLLPIYLSAYRYNGKEYSFYINGQTGAVSGKRPYSFWKIFFLVLFILVLIGLFAIFAK from the coding sequence ATGGAAGAAATCCAAAATTCAGAACATAAAAAAGCCTGTGCCAATTGTGGCGCAGAGATGAAATTCAAGCCTGGCTCCCATCAGCTTACCTGTGAATACTGTGGCTACGAGGAGTTTATTGAACAGTCCAAAAGCAGTTTCGAGGAATTGGAATTGGCCCACTACCTAAAGATTGTTGGTGAGAACGCATACACGGAAACCATTGAACTTTTGCATTGTAAAAACTGCGGAGCCAACCAACATGTCGAGGAGAATTATAAGTCCTTGGACTGTGTTTATTGCGGTGAACCACTTATTCGGGAAGATGCTGAAGTAGAGGGTTGGATTACACCAGGGGCCCTTGTTCCTTTTCAGTTAGATGTCAAGAAAGCAAGGAATATTTTTAAAAATTGGGTAGGCAGTCTGTGGTTTGCCCCTAATAAACTTAAAAGAGCCGCACTGAACCCAGAAGGGCTACATGGTCTTTATGTTCCCTATTGGACTTTTGATGCCAATCTGCATGCAACCTATCAGGGCCAAAGAGGGGATTATTATTATGAGACACAGACCTATAATAGTAACAAGGGAAAAAGGACAAGACAGGTTAGGAAAACCAGATGGACCTATGCTTCGGGCACTGTGAACGGTTTTGTGGACGATATTTTGATCAATGCCTCAAATAGGAAACGAAGGGAAATCCCATCAAAAGTAGCTTTTTGGAATTTAAAGGATTTGGTCGGTTTTAACACAAAATACCTGTCCGGCTTTGTAACTGAAAAATACACCGTGTCTCTTAAGGAAGGACATCACTTGTCCTTTCAAGAAGCCAAGAATATCGCCTATAATTGGATCAGAAGGGATATAGGAGGAGATACCCAAAGAATAGCAAATGCGGACATCAAACTTACCGATGAGACCTTTAAACATGTTCTTTTACCCATATACCTTAGTGCCTACAGGTACAATGGAAAGGAGTATTCTTTCTATATCAATGGCCAGACTGGGGCCGTAAGTGGGAAAAGACCCTATTCCTTCTGGAAAATATTCTTTTTAGTGCTCTTTATCCTTGTGTTAATTGGACTATTTGCGATTTTTGCAAAATGA
- a CDS encoding SDR family NAD(P)-dependent oxidoreductase, which yields MNKTAFITGATSGIGKATAELFAKKGINLVLCGRRQNRLDDLKERLGDSVIIQTLTFDVRNKEAVQDAIGSLPPEFSKIDILVNNAGNAHGLDPIEEGNLEDWDAMLDINVKGLLYVSKAILPQMIERKEGHIINIGSTAGKEVYPKGNVYCASKHAVDAINQGMRIDLNQYGIRVGAVNPGLVETEFSNVRFKGDDDRADSVYKGFEPLRPEDIADIIYFVVTRPYHVNIADLVVMPTAQASSTIVNKNL from the coding sequence ATGAACAAAACAGCATTTATTACTGGGGCAACCAGTGGAATTGGAAAGGCAACAGCGGAATTATTTGCCAAAAAGGGAATCAATCTTGTTCTTTGTGGTAGACGGCAGAATAGATTGGATGACCTCAAGGAAAGACTTGGAGATAGTGTGATAATTCAAACCCTCACCTTTGATGTAAGGAACAAAGAAGCTGTTCAGGATGCCATAGGTTCACTTCCTCCAGAATTTTCCAAAATAGATATTTTGGTAAACAACGCTGGCAATGCGCATGGATTGGACCCTATAGAAGAAGGAAATCTTGAGGATTGGGATGCGATGTTGGACATCAATGTAAAAGGGCTGTTATACGTATCTAAGGCAATACTTCCTCAAATGATCGAAAGAAAAGAGGGACACATAATTAATATTGGCTCCACTGCAGGCAAGGAGGTATATCCAAAGGGAAATGTCTACTGTGCCAGTAAGCACGCTGTAGATGCTATAAATCAGGGGATGCGTATAGATTTGAACCAATATGGGATACGCGTTGGAGCGGTAAACCCTGGTTTGGTCGAAACCGAATTCAGTAATGTACGATTTAAAGGGGACGATGACCGGGCGGACAGTGTATACAAAGGATTTGAACCCTTGAGGCCCGAAGATATTGCAGATATCATATATTTTGTGGTGACCAGGCCCTACCATGTAAACATTGCGGACCTTGTCGTCATGCCCACGGCCCAAGCTTCCTCCACCATTGTCAATAAAAACCTATGA
- a CDS encoding metallophosphoesterase — MTLQRTLVIGDIHSGLKALEVLLKRARVTEEDRLIFLGDYIDAWSDAVETINYLIQLNTTHDCIFLRGNHDELCYEWLTGGKDNPTWFMHGGKATAESYAKADEATKKRHVLFYESLVNYHLTEGNKLFLHAGFTHLKGIEHEYFTKAFYWDRTLWELALSLNPDLEKEDDHYPKRLKHYDEIFIGHTPVTRMGKTTPQNSANVWNVDTGAAFRGPLTALDIDTKKFWQSDPVHTYYPGEKGRN; from the coding sequence ATGACATTACAAAGAACCCTAGTTATAGGGGATATACATTCAGGATTAAAAGCATTGGAAGTATTGCTCAAAAGGGCAAGGGTAACAGAGGAAGACCGTCTTATTTTTTTGGGGGATTATATTGATGCCTGGAGCGATGCCGTTGAAACCATAAATTATTTGATTCAGTTGAACACCACGCATGATTGCATATTCTTGAGAGGCAATCACGATGAATTATGTTATGAATGGCTCACAGGCGGAAAGGATAATCCAACATGGTTCATGCATGGTGGGAAGGCCACAGCAGAATCGTATGCCAAGGCTGATGAAGCCACAAAAAAAAGACATGTTTTATTTTATGAGAGCTTGGTAAACTATCATTTGACCGAAGGCAACAAATTATTTTTACATGCTGGCTTTACGCATCTTAAAGGAATTGAACATGAATATTTTACCAAGGCTTTTTATTGGGACCGCACGCTTTGGGAGCTTGCATTGTCATTAAACCCCGATTTGGAAAAGGAAGATGATCATTATCCTAAAAGGTTGAAACATTATGACGAAATATTCATTGGTCATACTCCGGTGACGAGAATGGGCAAAACTACACCCCAAAATTCTGCAAATGTATGGAATGTGGATACTGGCGCGGCTTTTAGGGGCCCCTTGACGGCCTTGGATATTGATACCAAGAAATTCTGGCAGAGTGACCCTGTGCACACTTATTATCCCGGTGAAAAGGGGAGAAATTGA